One window of the Anolis sagrei isolate rAnoSag1 chromosome 5, rAnoSag1.mat, whole genome shotgun sequence genome contains the following:
- the LOC137097217 gene encoding zinc finger protein 436-like, with product MEEKPYKCLECGKSFPHSSALQLHQRTHTGEKPYKCLECGKSFPHSSALQLHQRTHTGEKPYKCLECGKSFAQNRNLYAHQRTHTGGKPYKCLECGKSFPHSSALQLHQRTHTGEKPYKCLECGKRFAQNGNLYAHQRIHTGEKPYKCLECGQSFTENGSLHKHKRIHTGEKPYKCLECGQSFSTSGILRLHKRIHSGEKSYKCQECGQSFSRSGTLRLHQRTHTGEKPYKCLECGQSFARKGHLEPHQRIHTGEKPYKCLECGQSFTESGSLHKHKRTHTGEKPYKCLECGQSFTQSSGLHSHHARQNCSK from the coding sequence AtggaggagaaaccctataaatgcctggagtgtggaaagagcttccctCATAGTTCAGCTCTACAGttacatcaaaggacccacacaggggagaaaccctataaatgcctggagtgtggaaagagcttccctCATAGTTCAGCTCTACAGttacatcaaaggacccacacaggggagaaaccctataaatgcctggagtgtggaaagagctttgctcaAAATAGAAATCTATATgcacatcaaaggacccacacaggggggaaaccctataaatgcctggagtgtggaaagagcttccctCATAGTTCAGCTCTACAGTTAcaccaaaggacccacacaggggagaagccctataaatgcctggagtgtggaaagagattTGCTCAAAATGGAAATCTATatgcacatcaaaggattcacactggggagaaaccctataaatgcctggagtgtggacagagcttcactgaaaaTGGAAGTCTACATAAACataaaaggattcacactggggagaaaccctataaatgcctggagtgtggacagagcttcagtaCGAGTGGAATTCTCCGTTTACATAAAAGGATTCACTCTGGAGAGAAATCctataaatgccaggagtgtggtcAGAGCTTCTCTCGGAGTGGAACTCTACGTTTACATCAAAgaacacacactggggagaaaccctataaatgtctggagtgtggccAGAGCTTCGCTCGGAAAGGACATCTAGAGCcacatcaaaggatccacactggggagaaaccctataaatgcctggagtgtggacagagcttcactgaaagTGGAAGTCtacataaacataaaagaactcacactggggagaaaccctataaatgccttgagtgtggacagagcttcactcagagttcaggtctacattcacatcacgcccggcaaaattgttcaaaataa